In a genomic window of Phaenicophaeus curvirostris isolate KB17595 chromosome Z, BPBGC_Pcur_1.0, whole genome shotgun sequence:
- the TMEM267 gene encoding transmembrane protein 267: protein MASETEKAHALLQTFSTASVISSLGLGVFCFVADRLMQFPFIQQNDWLRALSDNAVHGILGMWSWAIVIGLRKKSDFTEVTLAGFLASIIDVDHFFLAGSLSLKAALTLPQRPLLHCSTVIPVAALTLKFIMHLFRLKDSWCFLPWMLFISWTSHHVRDGIRHGLWICPFGKTPPLPYWLYVAITASLPHLCSFIMYLTGTRELMSIKHGVRIDV, encoded by the exons ATGGCATCTGAGACTGAAAAGGCCCACGCTCTCCTCCAAACTTTCAGCACTGCTTCAGTTATTTCTAGTCTAGGTTTGGGAGTATTCTGCTTTGTAGCAGACAGACTTATGCAGTTTCCCTTCATTCAGCAAAATGACTGGCTCCGAGCCCTCTCTGATAATGCAGTGCATGGCATACTAGGGATGTGGTCCTGGGCAATAGTGATTGGACTCAGGAAGAAAAGTGACTTCACTGAGGTCACTCTGGCTGGCTTCCTCGCCTCCATCATTGATGTGGACCACTTCTTCCTTGCTGGCTCCCTGTCATTAAAG gctgCTCTGACTCTTCCACAGAGACCACTTCTTCATTGTTCTACTGTGATTCCTGTTGCGGCTTTGACATTAAAGTTTATTATGCACCTTTTCAGGCTTAAGGATTCATGGTGCTTTCTTCCCTGGATGTTGTTCATATCCTGGACTTCTCATCATGTCCGTGACGGGATTCGTCATGGCCTCTGGATCTGCCCATTTGGAAAAACTCCTCCTTTGCCATACTGGCTGTATGTGGCAATTACAGCATCTTTACCTCATTTATGTTCATTTATCATGTATCTAACAGGCACTAGAGAATTAATGTCTATAAAGCATGGAGTCCGCATTGATGTATAA